A genomic region of Anas acuta chromosome 1, bAnaAcu1.1, whole genome shotgun sequence contains the following coding sequences:
- the FUNDC1 gene encoding FUN14 domain-containing protein 1 — translation MAARRPRRASERESDDDSYEVLDLTEYARRHHWWNRVFGRNSGPIVEKYSVATQIVMGGVTGWCAGFLFQKVGKLAATAVGGGFLLLQIASHSGYVQVDWKRVEKDVNKAKKQLKKRANKAAPEINTLIEESTEFIKQNIVVSSGFVGGFLLGLAS, via the exons atggcggcgcggAGGCCCCGCCGCGCCTCAG AACGTGAAAGCGATGATGATTCCTATGAAGTGCTGGATCTGACAGAATATGCAAGGCGTCACCATTGGTGGAATCGTGTGTTTGGCCGCAATTCGGGACCAATTGTAGAAAAATATTCCGTGGCCACACAGATTGTGATGGGCGGAGTGACTGGCTG GTGTGCGGGATTTTTGTTCCAGAAAGTCGGAAAGCTTGCAGCAACTGCAGTAGGTGGtggctttcttctgcttcaA ATTGCTAGTCATAGTGGATACGTACAAGTTGATTGGAAGAGAGTTGAAAAAGatgtaaacaaagcaaaaaaacagttaaaaaagcGTGCAAATAAGGCAGCACCTGAAATCAATACTCTAATTGAAGAG tcaACAGAATTTATCAAACAGAACATCGTGGTCTCCAGTGGATTTGTTGGAGGCTTTTTGTTAGGCCTTGCATCGTAA